TTATCTTTTTCGCGGCAAAAATAATTTTGCAAATCATTGCTTCCATGCTGGACTTTGTAGCTGATCTTCCTATTTTGCATTCGGTTAATAAACTGCTTGGTGCAATTTTAGGTTTTGTGGAAGTCTATCTTTTGATTTTCATAGTCTTGTACATATTGGCATTAACACCATTAGGTGGAATTCAGACATGGATAAACGATTCATCCGTGGCACTGTTTATCATAGAAAAAACACCATTTCTATCAGAGGAAATCAGGTCATTATGGTTTACACATGTTGATGATTTGCTTAATTCCAACTAAACAACGAGGGCTGATTCAAAGAATTGAGGGGATACTTATTGTCATGTACAATAAGAATAACCTTACTGTGAATCAGTCTTTTTAGATTATAAAAGTAAACTGTTATTAAAAAATTTATTGATATTGACACATAAGATATAAACTGCGTCGGAAATTGTTAAAAAAGATTGAGTGCTATAACACCGCTGCGGAAATACACTTCGCTTTCACGCCTCCGGGTACCAAGGCGACATCTGCTCAAAAAGTGAGTTTTCGCAGTGTCTTCTTAGCCGTGGGCGGCTGATGAGCCTCTCCGTGCTAGTCGCACTACGAGTCTCATCTAGGCCTCTGCTCCCGTAAGAAGGAAGGCCGACTAAAACCGGCCTTGTCGGCCAACGTCGGCATACCCCTGATGCAGGGGCATGTATTTCCTCCGCTGGGTTTAGTTCACTTTACTTTGGTACTGTTGTAAAGGCAACACTATGCTATAATGCGTTTCTTTGCACTGTACCAGAGTATGATTGGTGCGGAGGGGAGTTGACTCCTGCGGGAAAAGCAACGGCTGAAACATTGCCCGCGCCCTGGTACCTGGAGGTGTGAAAGCGACTACCCGGAGCGGAAATCATACGCGGCGATTAAGGCGCATTTTATATCAACTGTGAGGGAAAGGGTAACAAAAATACGATAAAAGTTTAAAAGAAACAGGTGAATTTTGATGACTGTAAATAAAAAAGATGTTATTAAATTACTTGAAAAAATCGCTATATATTTGGAACTTAAAGGTGAAAATCCATTTAAGATATCTGCTTATCGAAAGGCAGCGCAGGCGCTTGAACGTGATGATCGATCTCTGACGGATATCGAAAGCTTTACCAAAATAAAAGGAATTGGAAAGGGAACAAGTGCGGTAATTGAGGAATATGTCGAGAATGGAACTTCTGAAACACTGACACAACTGGAAGATGAAATTCCAAAGGGGCTGATTCCACTTTTAAATTTGCCGGGACTTGGTGGTAAAAAACTGGCGAAACTGTACCAGGAGCTTGGTGTGAAAGATGCAGAAACTCTAAAACAGGCCTGTCAGAGTAGGAAAGTGGAAAGTCTTGAAGGATTTGGGAAAAAAACGGCAGAAAAAATAGTTGCGGCGCTGGAAGATGCAAACAGTCGCCCTGAACGTTTGCCGATTGCATTCATGCTGCCAATTGCTGAATGGATTGAGTCCTATTTAAGTGCTGTACCGGACATTTATGAATATTCCCGTGCAGGAAGTTTACGGAGGATGCGTGAAACGATAAAAGATATTGATTTCATTATTGCGTCTGAAAATCCTGCCGCAGTTCGTGATGCGCTGCTGGAAATAGAAAACATTAAAGAAGTTATTGCAAAAGGTGATACAAAAGTTTCGGTTACATTGGAAGATGCCTATGATGTGAATGTTGATTTTCGGATTGTTGCTCCGAATGAATTTGCATCAACATTGCATCATTTTACCGGATCCAAAGACCATAATGTAGCTATGCGCCAGCTCGCCAAAGAAAAAGGTGAAAAAATTAATGAATATGGAGTTGAAATTGAAGAAACCGGCGAAAACCTGACATTTGAGAATGAACAACAGTTTTTTGAACATTTCGGGTTACAATTCATTCCGCCTGAAGTTCGTGAAAATACCGGTGAGGTGGAATCTTTCAACGAACATGTTCCGTTGATTGAATTGGACGATATCCGTGGGGACCTTCATATGCATACGACATGGAGTGATGGCGCACAATCTTTAGAAGAGATGGTGA
The genomic region above belongs to Virgibacillus doumboii and contains:
- a CDS encoding CvpA family protein, encoding MVDFILVILLLFGFFVGLKRGFVLQAFHLLGFIAAFILAALYYDQLSPRLALWIPYPELENNSAWADFLEALPLEGAFYNAIAFAIIFFAAKIILQIIASMLDFVADLPILHSVNKLLGAILGFVEVYLLIFIVLYILALTPLGGIQTWINDSSVALFIIEKTPFLSEEIRSLWFTHVDDLLNSN
- the polX gene encoding DNA polymerase/3'-5' exonuclease PolX, which encodes MTVNKKDVIKLLEKIAIYLELKGENPFKISAYRKAAQALERDDRSLTDIESFTKIKGIGKGTSAVIEEYVENGTSETLTQLEDEIPKGLIPLLNLPGLGGKKLAKLYQELGVKDAETLKQACQSRKVESLEGFGKKTAEKIVAALEDANSRPERLPIAFMLPIAEWIESYLSAVPDIYEYSRAGSLRRMRETIKDIDFIIASENPAAVRDALLEIENIKEVIAKGDTKVSVTLEDAYDVNVDFRIVAPNEFASTLHHFTGSKDHNVAMRQLAKEKGEKINEYGVEIEETGENLTFENEQQFFEHFGLQFIPPEVRENTGEVESFNEHVPLIELDDIRGDLHMHTTWSDGAQSLEEMVNRAREKGYDYITITDHSKFLQVANGLNETRLRKQRKEIEKLNEKYNDIHIFAGVEMDILPDGTLNFDNEFLKEMDFVIGAIHSSFNQSEEKIMARLDAALENPYVSLIAHPTGRLIGRRNGYKVDVDKLIERARETGTALEINANPNRLDLSAEWVRKAQDAGVRIAINTDAHDYYMLEHMKYGVGVARKGWIKKETVLNTWSKSKLIDFMNRNK